In Brevibacillus brevis NBRC 100599, a single genomic region encodes these proteins:
- the spoIIP gene encoding stage II sporulation protein P translates to MATLIQRQFVVLSFITAFLFVMTGVLSLGGNRIAISSSAIQQAASHISSLAILGWMGQEIPVLSETVQAQADDRTNSVTGFLFRLATNIQPGDLRSLLGRELPGMVTTEDARFVVQGKGASLADFYLEYPAHPKQVADQSQVVPIVEPKPEDTTKSGEAKPAPVPNSITDGKKIVYIYNSHNRESWFSETKSVGTSVDHPTRNISLISKYLSEALNDRGIGSDVSTDDIYQQLLNKKMHYSFSYAESLQVVKAATEKNKELYYFFDLHRDTAPRERTTVTIKGKTYGRVLFVIGKRNKSYEKNEAFATELHELMEKMYPELSRGVMEKGAKTDHGEYNQSLSPGSLLIEIGGTENSVQESRNTAEALADVFAAYYQQAEKVGKPVSDEPAKR, encoded by the coding sequence ATGGCGACCCTCATTCAACGCCAATTCGTTGTTCTTTCATTTATAACCGCCTTCCTGTTTGTCATGACAGGAGTGCTTTCGCTCGGCGGGAATCGAATCGCAATTTCGTCCTCCGCCATTCAACAGGCCGCTTCTCATATTTCCAGTCTGGCGATTTTGGGATGGATGGGGCAGGAAATTCCGGTTTTGTCCGAAACCGTGCAAGCACAGGCTGATGATCGCACGAATAGCGTAACGGGTTTTCTCTTTCGCTTGGCAACCAATATACAACCGGGAGACTTGCGCAGCTTGCTAGGCAGGGAGCTGCCTGGGATGGTGACGACAGAGGATGCCAGATTTGTCGTACAGGGAAAGGGAGCTTCTCTCGCAGATTTTTATTTGGAGTATCCCGCCCATCCAAAACAGGTAGCAGATCAATCGCAAGTAGTTCCAATCGTAGAGCCAAAGCCGGAGGATACCACCAAGTCAGGTGAAGCAAAGCCAGCTCCTGTGCCCAATTCAATCACGGACGGTAAAAAAATCGTCTACATCTATAACTCGCACAACCGGGAATCGTGGTTTAGTGAGACGAAGTCAGTGGGAACCTCAGTCGATCATCCTACGAGAAATATATCGTTAATCAGCAAGTACTTATCAGAAGCGTTGAATGACAGAGGGATTGGTTCCGATGTGAGCACCGACGACATCTATCAACAGCTTTTGAACAAAAAAATGCATTACTCCTTTTCCTACGCGGAATCTTTGCAAGTGGTCAAAGCGGCAACAGAGAAAAACAAGGAACTGTACTACTTTTTCGATCTGCATCGAGACACAGCGCCACGAGAGCGTACGACGGTCACGATCAAAGGGAAAACATATGGAAGAGTGTTGTTCGTCATCGGAAAAAGAAACAAAAGCTACGAGAAAAATGAGGCGTTTGCAACAGAGCTACATGAGTTGATGGAAAAAATGTACCCAGAGCTTTCGCGTGGCGTGATGGAAAAAGGCGCAAAAACGGATCATGGTGAGTATAATCAGTCACTCTCCCCGGGAAGCCTGTTAATAGAAATAGGTGGTACGGAAAACAGCGTGCAGGAAAGCAGGAATACGGCAGAAGCATTGGCAGATGTTTTCGCAGCCTATTATCAGCAAGCTGAAAAAGTAGGCAAACCAGTTTCTGACGAGCCTGCAAAGAGGTGA
- a CDS encoding YqxA family protein, with the protein MNVTMKLTGLLIILLVGVVLGLQTAERGISKVSGVPEGQAQTFSIKKVDQGQVEIAVMGKQVQTANPKEMVNYVSRIGLTLGGSIKSGAQSFVDWVGSFFEP; encoded by the coding sequence ATGAACGTGACGATGAAGCTAACTGGACTGTTAATCATCTTGCTGGTCGGGGTAGTTTTGGGATTGCAAACGGCTGAGCGTGGAATATCCAAGGTGAGTGGGGTGCCAGAGGGGCAGGCGCAAACCTTTTCCATCAAAAAAGTGGATCAAGGACAAGTAGAGATCGCGGTAATGGGCAAGCAGGTTCAGACTGCCAACCCGAAGGAAATGGTCAACTATGTCAGTCGGATCGGTTTGACTTTGGGTGGAAGCATTAAAAGTGGAGCGCAGAGTTTTGTCGATTGGGTAGGGAGTTTTTTTGAACCGTGA
- a CDS encoding ABC transporter ATP-binding protein, whose translation MSHPVLQIENLQTHFFTDRGQIPAVDGVTITVQKGEVVGIVGESGCGKSVTSLSVMKLVPNPPGRIVGGSIKFKGEDLVSVDEKRMRDIRGNEIAMIFQEPMTSLNPVFTIGDQIGESVRLHTKASKKDARARAIEMLKKVGIPRADAIVDEYPHQLSGGMRQRVMIAMAMACNPALLIADEPTTALDVTIQAQILDLMRQLNREADTSILLITHDLGVVAEMCHRVVVMYAGNVIEQGDVRTILKNPKHPYTIGLLNSLPKLEGSQERLYSIPGNVPIPGSLTVGCRFAPRCDKVSDRCRSEMPELKVVGDNHLSRCWLTE comes from the coding sequence GTGTCACATCCTGTCCTACAAATTGAAAACCTGCAAACGCACTTTTTCACGGACCGCGGCCAAATCCCTGCCGTTGATGGCGTGACGATCACGGTACAAAAAGGAGAAGTAGTCGGTATCGTAGGCGAATCCGGCTGCGGAAAGAGCGTTACCTCCCTTTCCGTCATGAAGCTAGTACCCAATCCCCCAGGGAGAATCGTGGGAGGTTCGATTAAATTCAAGGGGGAGGATCTCGTATCTGTCGATGAAAAGCGAATGAGAGACATCCGCGGAAATGAAATTGCGATGATCTTTCAGGAGCCGATGACGTCTTTAAATCCGGTATTTACGATTGGAGACCAGATAGGAGAATCAGTCCGATTACATACGAAAGCGAGCAAGAAGGACGCAAGAGCACGTGCTATTGAGATGTTGAAAAAAGTCGGAATTCCTCGAGCGGACGCGATTGTCGATGAATACCCGCACCAGCTTTCTGGAGGCATGAGGCAGCGTGTCATGATTGCGATGGCAATGGCTTGCAATCCAGCGCTTTTGATTGCAGACGAGCCTACTACTGCGCTCGACGTGACGATTCAAGCGCAGATATTGGACCTGATGCGCCAACTCAACCGGGAAGCTGACACATCCATTCTCCTCATTACTCACGATCTTGGGGTCGTTGCGGAAATGTGTCACCGTGTCGTGGTGATGTATGCAGGCAACGTGATTGAACAAGGCGATGTCCGTACGATTTTAAAAAATCCGAAGCATCCTTATACGATCGGCTTGTTGAATTCGTTGCCGAAGCTGGAAGGATCACAGGAGCGTCTCTATTCGATTCCAGGCAATGTCCCGATCCCGGGTTCGCTTACTGTCGGATGTCGTTTTGCCCCTAGATGCGATAAAGTTTCAGACCGATGCCGCAGTGAGATGCCAGAATTAAAAGTGGTAGGGGACAATCACCTTTCCCGCTGCTGGCTGACCGAATAA
- a CDS encoding ABC transporter ATP-binding protein, with protein MAEDLLVVKNLKKYYPITGGVLGGEVGVVKAVDDVSFTVKSGETLGLVGESGCGKSTTGRSLLRLIEPTSGEINFDGTDVMSLSTDAMRKMRRDMQIVFQDPFASLNPRHNIEKILEEPLIVHGLGSSAERKKRVQEMLEIVGLSSYHASRYPHQFSGGQRQRIGIARALMLKPKLIVADEPVSALDVSIQSQVLNLMQDLQREFGLTYLFIAHDLSVVRHISDRVGVMYLGRIVELTTSSQLYSNPLHPYTRALLSAVPSPDPDAVRERVILQGDVPSPAKPPSGCTFHTRCPHVTEECRTVRPEFADTGDGHFVACHLYKS; from the coding sequence GTGGCTGAAGATCTTCTGGTTGTAAAAAATTTAAAAAAATACTATCCAATCACAGGCGGTGTTCTTGGAGGGGAAGTAGGTGTAGTAAAGGCGGTAGATGACGTTTCGTTTACCGTTAAGAGTGGCGAAACCTTGGGGCTGGTAGGTGAGAGTGGCTGTGGAAAGTCCACTACGGGGCGTTCCTTGCTGCGACTGATTGAACCGACCTCTGGTGAAATCAACTTTGACGGGACAGATGTCATGTCACTTTCCACAGATGCAATGAGAAAGATGAGACGTGACATGCAAATTGTCTTTCAGGATCCATTTGCTTCGCTTAACCCTAGACATAACATTGAGAAGATTTTGGAAGAACCTTTGATTGTACATGGCTTGGGTTCTTCGGCAGAGCGAAAAAAGCGCGTGCAGGAAATGCTGGAGATCGTTGGTCTGAGCAGCTATCACGCGAGCCGCTATCCGCATCAATTCAGTGGAGGACAGAGGCAGCGGATTGGTATTGCGAGAGCGCTGATGCTCAAACCCAAATTGATCGTTGCGGATGAGCCTGTGTCTGCACTAGACGTGTCCATTCAGTCGCAGGTGCTCAACCTCATGCAGGATTTGCAACGCGAATTCGGCCTTACATACTTGTTCATTGCCCACGATTTGAGCGTAGTGCGTCATATCAGCGATCGGGTGGGCGTGATGTACCTTGGCAGAATTGTCGAGCTGACGACGAGTAGCCAGTTGTATTCTAATCCGCTCCATCCGTACACGAGAGCATTACTTTCGGCTGTACCTTCGCCAGACCCTGATGCAGTACGAGAAAGAGTGATCCTCCAGGGAGATGTACCGAGCCCTGCAAAACCTCCAAGTGGCTGTACATTCCATACGAGGTGTCCCCATGTGACAGAGGAGTGTCGTACTGTGCGCCCAGAATTTGCGGACACAGGCGATGGTCACTTTGTTGCTTGTCACTTATACAAGTCCTAA
- a CDS encoding ABC transporter substrate-binding protein, with protein sequence MKKRVLSATMTSLVALAMLIAGCSSTSTTQAPAEQAKTETPAPADKPAKTGPKQLIIGRGADTKGLDPITQTDGETFKVTENIMDTLIGFADGSTELAPSLAEKWEVTPDGLVYTLKLRSGVKFHDGTDFNAEAVKYNFERWSDKSHPQHSPEGYEYYVSQFGGYKGDATHIIKSVEAVDPTTVKFTLNRPLAPFLANLAMSPFAIGSPEALKKDVKKFNEHPIGTGPFKFVEWKRNDTITLEKNPDYWSTGYPKLDKLVFKVIPENTARLTALASGEIDLMDGLNTDDIPAVKDNKDLQLFLRPTNNIGYIGFNVEKKPLDNPKVREAIAYAINKPEIVTAFFDGVGEPAVNPMPKTMWGHNNDIKDREFNLDKAKQLLAEAGHPNGFKIKFWAMPVPRPYMPEGVKIAEAIQQDLKKIGVDAEIVTMEWATYLEKTRLGEQEMFMLGWTGDNGDPDNFLAVLLDKNNIGSNNYTRWANEEAHQLMMKAQSTPDQAEREKMYKKVQEIIFKDVPMVPLAHSTPALAGKANIVDYNPHPKGSESLEKVDFK encoded by the coding sequence ATGAAGAAGAGAGTTCTCTCCGCAACCATGACCAGCCTAGTGGCGCTGGCCATGCTGATTGCTGGATGCTCTAGCACTTCTACGACACAAGCGCCGGCAGAACAAGCAAAGACAGAAACTCCGGCACCTGCAGATAAGCCTGCAAAAACTGGACCGAAGCAATTAATCATCGGTCGCGGTGCAGACACAAAAGGGCTTGACCCAATTACGCAAACAGATGGTGAGACATTTAAGGTAACCGAGAACATTATGGATACATTGATTGGCTTCGCGGATGGCTCAACAGAGCTCGCTCCATCGTTGGCCGAGAAATGGGAAGTGACTCCTGATGGTCTCGTTTATACGCTGAAACTGAGATCAGGCGTGAAATTCCACGATGGAACTGATTTCAATGCAGAGGCGGTTAAATACAACTTCGAGCGCTGGAGCGACAAGAGCCATCCACAGCATTCACCAGAGGGCTACGAGTACTACGTGAGCCAGTTTGGTGGGTACAAGGGTGACGCGACTCACATTATCAAATCTGTAGAAGCAGTCGATCCGACCACTGTAAAATTCACGTTGAATCGTCCATTGGCTCCATTCCTTGCCAACCTGGCAATGTCTCCTTTCGCGATTGGCTCGCCTGAGGCATTGAAAAAGGATGTTAAGAAATTCAATGAGCATCCAATCGGTACAGGACCTTTCAAATTCGTAGAGTGGAAGCGCAACGACACGATCACACTTGAGAAAAACCCTGATTACTGGAGCACAGGATATCCGAAGCTCGATAAGCTGGTGTTCAAGGTCATTCCGGAAAACACGGCACGTCTGACTGCTTTGGCATCTGGTGAGATTGACTTGATGGATGGTCTGAACACAGATGATATCCCAGCAGTAAAAGACAACAAAGACCTGCAACTCTTCCTGCGTCCTACTAATAACATCGGATACATCGGCTTCAACGTAGAGAAGAAGCCACTCGACAATCCAAAGGTTCGTGAAGCCATTGCTTATGCGATTAACAAACCTGAAATCGTAACAGCCTTCTTCGATGGGGTTGGAGAACCAGCAGTCAACCCAATGCCAAAAACGATGTGGGGACATAACAACGATATTAAAGATCGTGAGTTCAACCTCGATAAAGCAAAACAATTGCTGGCCGAAGCAGGACATCCAAACGGCTTTAAAATCAAGTTTTGGGCAATGCCAGTTCCACGTCCGTACATGCCAGAAGGTGTGAAGATTGCAGAGGCAATCCAGCAAGACCTGAAGAAAATCGGGGTTGATGCTGAGATCGTGACGATGGAATGGGCAACGTATTTGGAAAAGACTCGTTTGGGTGAGCAAGAAATGTTCATGCTTGGTTGGACAGGTGACAATGGCGACCCTGACAACTTCTTGGCTGTCTTGCTCGACAAAAACAACATCGGAAGCAACAACTATACACGTTGGGCAAACGAAGAAGCACATCAATTGATGATGAAAGCACAGTCCACCCCAGACCAAGCAGAGCGCGAAAAAATGTACAAAAAAGTACAAGAGATCATTTTCAAAGATGTGCCAATGGTTCCGCTGGCACACTCTACACCAGCATTGGCAGGAAAAGCGAATATCGTCGACTACAACCCGCATCCAAAAGGATCTGAAAGTTTGGAAAAGGTAGACTTCAAGTAA
- a CDS encoding ABC transporter permease has translation MALLAYSIRRILMLIPVLVGMSIIVFSIIRAIPGDPALTILGEKATPQAIADIREALGLNNPWYIQYFDYMKNILSGNLGESLQTNAPISDEIMPYLAATTELTIVSMLIAVFIGVNAGILSAWKQNSWFDYCAMLIALVGVSMPIFWLGLMEQWVFAQELKWLPSVGRDNSRNPIEAITHFYILDTMMAGRWDQLWEVIKHLILPGIALGTIPMAIIARITRSSMLEVMRADYVRTARAKGLTQFWVVYKHALKNALIPVLTVIGLQTGLLLGGAVLTETIFGWPGVGRYIVTAIGNRDYPVIQSGILVIATIFVLINLLVDLLYAYIDPRIKYR, from the coding sequence ATGGCATTGCTAGCTTACAGCATTCGAAGAATTTTAATGCTCATTCCTGTCTTAGTGGGCATGTCAATCATCGTTTTTTCCATTATTCGTGCCATCCCTGGTGATCCGGCTTTGACGATTTTGGGAGAAAAAGCAACACCACAAGCGATTGCAGACATACGAGAAGCTTTGGGATTGAATAATCCGTGGTACATACAGTATTTCGATTATATGAAAAATATTTTGAGTGGAAATCTTGGGGAATCATTGCAAACGAATGCGCCGATTTCAGATGAAATCATGCCTTATTTGGCGGCGACGACTGAACTTACAATTGTGAGCATGCTGATTGCGGTGTTTATCGGTGTAAATGCAGGGATTCTTTCTGCGTGGAAGCAAAACTCCTGGTTTGACTACTGTGCGATGTTGATCGCTTTGGTTGGTGTATCCATGCCGATTTTTTGGCTAGGTTTGATGGAGCAATGGGTGTTTGCCCAAGAACTGAAATGGCTGCCATCAGTTGGTCGCGACAATTCGCGTAATCCCATAGAGGCTATTACGCACTTTTATATACTGGATACGATGATGGCTGGTCGATGGGATCAGCTATGGGAAGTTATCAAGCATTTGATCCTGCCGGGAATCGCGTTAGGTACGATCCCGATGGCGATCATTGCACGTATCACTCGTTCGAGCATGCTGGAAGTCATGCGTGCCGACTATGTCAGAACCGCTCGCGCAAAAGGGCTGACACAGTTTTGGGTCGTGTACAAGCATGCGCTGAAAAATGCCCTGATCCCTGTCTTGACGGTAATTGGCTTGCAAACAGGGTTGCTGCTGGGTGGAGCCGTTTTGACAGAGACGATCTTTGGATGGCCAGGAGTTGGTCGCTATATTGTGACCGCCATTGGAAACCGTGACTATCCGGTTATTCAATCGGGTATCCTTGTAATCGCGACGATTTTCGTCCTGATCAATCTCTTGGTCGACCTTCTGTACGCCTATATCGATCCGCGCATCAAATATCGCTAA
- a CDS encoding ABC transporter permease, which yields MAQPQLQPQGQVVPFKVKQEEVVSPWKDAWRTLRKNKLALVGFGIILFFIVVAVLAPWIAPYPYDKGELVMKNKPPSEAHWFGTDYNGRDVFSRVIYGAQISLWVGTFSVIGSVLVGTLLGLLAGYYGRWIDTIISRLFDIMLAFPSILLAIAVVAILGPSLQNALIAIAIINIPTFGRLVRARVLSLKEEEFVMAARAIGMKNSRIIMQHILPNSLAPIIVTGTMGIATAIIEAAALGFLGLGAQAPEPEWGKMLADSRQYIQKAPWTVIFPGLSIMLTVLGFNLIGDGLRDALDPRMKN from the coding sequence ATGGCACAACCACAATTACAACCACAAGGTCAGGTAGTACCTTTTAAAGTGAAGCAAGAAGAAGTTGTCTCTCCTTGGAAGGATGCATGGAGGACGCTACGAAAAAACAAGCTGGCGTTGGTGGGCTTCGGGATCATTTTGTTTTTCATTGTTGTGGCGGTACTAGCTCCATGGATTGCTCCGTATCCGTACGACAAAGGCGAGCTCGTGATGAAAAACAAGCCACCTTCCGAAGCGCATTGGTTTGGAACAGATTACAATGGTCGTGATGTCTTTAGTCGCGTTATTTATGGGGCACAAATCTCCTTGTGGGTAGGGACGTTCTCTGTCATTGGCTCCGTTCTCGTAGGGACCTTGCTTGGTCTTTTGGCAGGATACTATGGCAGATGGATCGATACGATCATTTCGCGTCTCTTTGATATTATGCTTGCCTTTCCGAGTATTCTTTTGGCAATCGCTGTCGTTGCCATCTTGGGGCCATCTTTGCAAAACGCCTTGATTGCCATTGCGATTATTAACATTCCGACATTTGGACGGTTAGTACGCGCCCGTGTATTGAGCTTAAAGGAAGAGGAATTCGTCATGGCCGCACGGGCAATCGGAATGAAAAATTCCCGGATTATCATGCAGCATATTTTGCCGAACAGCCTCGCACCAATCATTGTGACCGGGACGATGGGGATCGCAACAGCAATTATTGAAGCAGCTGCACTTGGCTTTCTCGGACTGGGAGCACAAGCGCCAGAACCAGAATGGGGAAAAATGCTCGCTGATTCACGTCAGTACATTCAGAAAGCACCATGGACCGTTATTTTTCCAGGGCTCTCTATCATGCTGACAGTTCTCGGCTTTAACTTAATTGGGGACGGCTTGCGTGATGCACTCGACCCGCGGATGAAGAACTAG
- a CDS encoding alpha/beta fold hydrolase, with translation MEQILVHQDGKQFAFHISGKGQPLLCIHAPCIGSINFVYQQTLADTYQLIVPDLPGHGDSSPMEKPYSIRELAERLHKLIPSLGIERPFILGYSQGASIALEYCLRYPDHARGGILVSGFSEVNDLYLHGRFWMARALSMLHGVPLLARSIASSHVNSPEMREKWTAHASKTDPTSLKYLYTAGHRYQCTERLGNIQLPILLAYGGQDKRMHHYAQMLTLKLPKARLEIIPNVKHQVITKAAPALNQLCRTFMEEG, from the coding sequence ATGGAACAAATACTCGTCCATCAGGATGGCAAGCAGTTTGCTTTTCACATATCGGGGAAAGGCCAGCCGTTATTGTGTATCCATGCGCCATGCATCGGCTCTATCAATTTTGTTTATCAGCAAACACTCGCAGATACTTATCAGCTCATTGTCCCTGATTTGCCCGGACATGGTGACAGTTCGCCCATGGAGAAGCCCTATTCTATTAGGGAATTGGCAGAACGACTCCATAAGCTGATCCCGTCTCTCGGCATTGAGCGTCCCTTTATTTTGGGGTACTCCCAAGGTGCTTCTATCGCCCTAGAATATTGCCTTCGTTATCCTGATCATGCGCGAGGCGGTATACTCGTGAGCGGTTTTTCCGAAGTGAATGACCTATATTTGCATGGACGATTTTGGATGGCCCGAGCGTTGTCGATGCTTCACGGAGTCCCTCTTCTTGCCCGTTCCATTGCCTCCTCACATGTCAATAGCCCAGAAATGCGGGAAAAATGGACGGCGCACGCCTCCAAAACAGATCCCACCAGCTTAAAATACCTTTATACTGCCGGACACCGCTATCAATGTACAGAGCGCCTGGGCAACATCCAGCTTCCGATTTTACTTGCCTATGGCGGACAAGATAAACGTATGCATCATTATGCGCAAATGCTGACACTGAAATTGCCAAAAGCAAGACTTGAGATAATCCCTAACGTAAAGCATCAAGTCATCACGAAAGCCGCCCCTGCACTCAATCAGTTGTGCCGCACCTTCATGGAAGAAGGATAA
- a CDS encoding M24 family metallopeptidase: protein MFQERISKLHTFLTEQELNAVLITSPKHVYYLTGFFTDPHERFMGLVIPAEGKPSLIVPALDREAAAEASFVQDIHTHTDIQNPYEILKQVLPANLAKLGIEKSHMTVERYEALGQVVLASSYVDVEEPLREMRLIKSADEVDRLKHAVQLVEDSLRETLKKVKTGMTETEIVAELEFQMKRLGAEGPSFTSMVLAGEKSALPHGKPGTRQVQEGDLLLFDIGVAANGYVSDITRTFAVGKISAQLQEIYETVLAANEAAIAEIRPGVTFAHLDKTARDVITAKGYGEYFMHRLGHGLGMDVHEYPSVHSQNQEVLRPGMVFTIEPGIYLPGVGGVRIEDDVLVTETGVEILTQFPKKLTSINQ from the coding sequence TTGTTTCAAGAGCGCATTTCGAAGCTCCACACGTTTTTGACAGAGCAAGAGCTGAACGCGGTGTTGATTACCTCTCCCAAGCACGTCTACTATTTGACCGGATTTTTTACTGACCCGCATGAACGTTTTATGGGTCTTGTTATTCCTGCTGAAGGAAAGCCTTCTTTAATTGTACCTGCTCTTGATCGTGAGGCGGCAGCAGAGGCTTCTTTCGTTCAAGATATCCATACACATACGGATATCCAAAACCCGTATGAAATCCTCAAGCAAGTGTTGCCAGCGAACTTGGCGAAGCTCGGCATTGAGAAAAGTCATATGACTGTCGAGCGCTATGAAGCACTTGGACAAGTTGTTCTGGCGTCGAGCTATGTGGACGTGGAAGAGCCACTGCGTGAAATGCGTTTGATCAAATCTGCGGACGAAGTGGATCGTCTGAAGCACGCTGTTCAGTTGGTCGAGGATTCCTTGCGGGAGACCCTGAAAAAAGTCAAAACAGGCATGACCGAGACAGAAATCGTAGCTGAGCTGGAATTCCAGATGAAGCGCTTGGGCGCAGAAGGTCCATCCTTTACGTCCATGGTATTGGCAGGGGAGAAGTCCGCTTTGCCACATGGGAAGCCAGGAACGCGCCAGGTGCAAGAAGGCGACTTGCTTTTGTTTGATATCGGGGTAGCTGCGAACGGATATGTATCCGATATTACTCGTACCTTTGCTGTAGGCAAGATCAGTGCCCAGCTACAAGAAATTTACGAGACAGTTTTGGCTGCCAACGAAGCGGCAATTGCTGAGATTCGTCCGGGTGTGACCTTTGCGCATTTGGATAAAACCGCTCGCGATGTTATCACCGCAAAAGGCTACGGAGAATACTTCATGCACCGCCTTGGGCATGGACTAGGGATGGATGTACATGAATATCCATCTGTTCACAGCCAGAACCAAGAAGTGCTTCGTCCAGGAATGGTCTTTACCATCGAGCCGGGCATCTATTTGCCAGGAGTAGGCGGCGTGCGAATTGAAGACGATGTATTGGTTACGGAAACAGGCGTTGAAATACTCACGCAGTTCCCGAAAAAACTAACTTCTATCAACCAATGA
- a CDS encoding ABC transporter substrate-binding protein — protein MVKANKTKTVMKGLGLGIMTGVMIMVSACGSTTTTQAPAKTEQTAAPAAESKPVTLTNNGIEMTYPKAPERAVTLNQHVTEIMLALGLADKMVGTAYLDDKILPELKLEYDKVPVLSDKYPTKEVLLAANPDFVYAGWKSGFGEKGVGSMQDLEKVGIKSYLQESSSKPGPTIDDVFADITNIGRIFRVEDKANDLIHKMKSEMDQTISKIGKVDEPLKVFVYDNGEDKPFTAANNYMTSLIKTAGGKNIFDDIQKGWAEVSWEQVVSRNPDVIIVVDYGDRTVDQKRNFLLTKKELADIPAIKNQRLVVLPLSAASEGVRAPIALKILAEGLYPDKFK, from the coding sequence ATGGTGAAGGCAAACAAAACAAAAACAGTGATGAAAGGACTAGGACTAGGCATCATGACGGGCGTCATGATTATGGTTTCGGCATGTGGCTCCACTACGACAACACAAGCTCCAGCCAAAACAGAACAAACGGCTGCTCCTGCAGCAGAGAGCAAGCCTGTAACATTAACCAATAATGGTATCGAAATGACCTATCCAAAAGCACCTGAGCGTGCCGTGACATTGAACCAACACGTAACCGAAATCATGCTGGCATTGGGCCTGGCTGATAAAATGGTCGGAACCGCTTACCTAGACGATAAAATCCTTCCAGAGTTAAAACTAGAATACGACAAGGTTCCGGTACTGTCTGACAAGTATCCTACGAAAGAAGTGCTGCTGGCAGCGAACCCAGACTTCGTGTACGCCGGATGGAAAAGCGGATTCGGCGAAAAGGGCGTAGGATCGATGCAGGATTTGGAAAAGGTCGGCATCAAATCGTACCTGCAAGAATCGTCTAGCAAGCCTGGTCCAACGATCGACGATGTGTTCGCGGATATTACGAACATCGGACGCATTTTCCGTGTGGAGGACAAAGCCAATGATTTGATCCATAAAATGAAGAGTGAAATGGATCAAACGATTAGCAAAATCGGCAAGGTGGACGAGCCACTTAAAGTGTTCGTGTACGACAACGGGGAAGATAAGCCATTCACAGCAGCCAACAATTACATGACGTCCTTAATCAAGACGGCTGGCGGCAAGAACATTTTTGATGACATTCAAAAGGGGTGGGCAGAGGTCAGTTGGGAACAAGTAGTGAGTCGCAATCCGGACGTGATTATTGTCGTAGACTACGGTGACAGAACTGTTGATCAAAAACGCAATTTCCTTTTGACCAAAAAAGAACTGGCAGATATTCCAGCGATTAAAAATCA